Proteins from a single region of Paramormyrops kingsleyae isolate MSU_618 chromosome 9, PKINGS_0.4, whole genome shotgun sequence:
- the LOC111854818 gene encoding uncharacterized protein isoform X1 — protein sequence MKAFVVLALAVFFADCHANILWADEPKPQLEQVTDAFWEYVAKATQTTEETLKMIRESQLGQVVNARITESTDVANQYAVALRGQLTPLAQDMFTRVSQESELLRERLEKELSTVTGELEPYAEELRAKIQQQVEQLKQEVAPYADSLDTEALKTTLLQKSEELKANLDENVKELQTKLGPYTEELREKVDQHLKEFKDNVAPLAENIHSQMVQRAKMVQQSLEPYAEELREKLDPYAQDLKTQLSSLWESFSKRV from the exons ATGAAGGCTTTTGTGGTACTTGCACTTGCAGTATTTTTTG CAGACTGTCATGCCAATATTCTGTGGGCTGATGAGCCCAAACCACAGCTGGAACAGGTGACAGATGCATTCTGGGAGTATGTTGCCAAGGCTACGCAAACTACTGAGGAGACTCTGAAGATGATCAGGGAGTCTCAGCTGGGCCAAGTGGTCAA TGCCAGGATCACAGAGAGCACTGATGTGGCCAACCAATATGCGGTGGCTCTGCGTGGTCAGCTGACTCCACTCGCCCAAGACATGTTTACCAGGGTTTCCCAGGAGTCCGAACTCCTGAGAGAGCGCCTTGAGAAGGAGCTGAGCACTGTGACAGGTGAGCTGGAACCCTATGCTGAGGAGCTGAGGGCCAAAATCCAGCAGCAGGTGGAGCAGCTGAAGCAGGAGGTGGCCCCTTATGCTGATTCCCTGGACACCGAAGCCCTGAAGACCACCCTGCTCCAGAAGAGTGAGGAATTGAAGGCCAACCTGGATGAGAACGTGAAGGAGCTGCAGACCAAGCTGGGCCCATACACTGAGGAGCTCCGGGAGAAAGTGGATCAGCATCTGAAGGAGTTCAAGGATAACGTGGCTCCTCTAGCTGAAAACATCCACAGCCAGATGGTTCAGAGAGCAAAGATGGTCCAGCAGAGTCTGGAACCTTATGCTGAAGAACTGAGGGAGAAGCTGGACCCCTATGCCCAGGACCTGAAGACCCAGCTGAGTTCACTCTGGGAATCCTTTTCAAAACGTGTCTGA
- the LOC111854818 gene encoding uncharacterized protein isoform X2, whose translation MKAFVVLALAVFFDCHANILWADEPKPQLEQVTDAFWEYVAKATQTTEETLKMIRESQLGQVVNARITESTDVANQYAVALRGQLTPLAQDMFTRVSQESELLRERLEKELSTVTGELEPYAEELRAKIQQQVEQLKQEVAPYADSLDTEALKTTLLQKSEELKANLDENVKELQTKLGPYTEELREKVDQHLKEFKDNVAPLAENIHSQMVQRAKMVQQSLEPYAEELREKLDPYAQDLKTQLSSLWESFSKRV comes from the exons ATGAAGGCTTTTGTGGTACTTGCACTTGCAGTATTTTTTG ACTGTCATGCCAATATTCTGTGGGCTGATGAGCCCAAACCACAGCTGGAACAGGTGACAGATGCATTCTGGGAGTATGTTGCCAAGGCTACGCAAACTACTGAGGAGACTCTGAAGATGATCAGGGAGTCTCAGCTGGGCCAAGTGGTCAA TGCCAGGATCACAGAGAGCACTGATGTGGCCAACCAATATGCGGTGGCTCTGCGTGGTCAGCTGACTCCACTCGCCCAAGACATGTTTACCAGGGTTTCCCAGGAGTCCGAACTCCTGAGAGAGCGCCTTGAGAAGGAGCTGAGCACTGTGACAGGTGAGCTGGAACCCTATGCTGAGGAGCTGAGGGCCAAAATCCAGCAGCAGGTGGAGCAGCTGAAGCAGGAGGTGGCCCCTTATGCTGATTCCCTGGACACCGAAGCCCTGAAGACCACCCTGCTCCAGAAGAGTGAGGAATTGAAGGCCAACCTGGATGAGAACGTGAAGGAGCTGCAGACCAAGCTGGGCCCATACACTGAGGAGCTCCGGGAGAAAGTGGATCAGCATCTGAAGGAGTTCAAGGATAACGTGGCTCCTCTAGCTGAAAACATCCACAGCCAGATGGTTCAGAGAGCAAAGATGGTCCAGCAGAGTCTGGAACCTTATGCTGAAGAACTGAGGGAGAAGCTGGACCCCTATGCCCAGGACCTGAAGACCCAGCTGAGTTCACTCTGGGAATCCTTTTCAAAACGTGTCTGA
- the LOC111854841 gene encoding uncharacterized protein, translating into MRLLVVLVLAVLTGCQAKEPHLEDVASAFWDYVAKATHTAKETLQMIRESQLGQEVNDRITGSADVVSQYTMLLRSQLTPVAQDMLIKMLKEAEVLKDSLMSDINTAKITLEPYAEELRAKIQQQVEKLKQEVASYADSLDTEALKTTLLQKSEELKVSLDENMKELQTKLGPYTDELREKVDQRLQEFKDNVAPLAENIQSQMVQRAKTVQQSLAPYAEDLREKLDPYAQDLRTQLSSLWESFTKKLVPSCSTSLVEMRHREPQSQHRKRLLNTSMKVFVVLALAVFSGCHANILWADEPKPQLEKVTDAFWEYVAKATQTTEETLKMIRESQLGQAVNAKITESADVANQYTVALRGQLTPLAEDTLTQIFKQAEVLRERLAEDVSTAKGKLEPYTDELKAKIQERVEQLKGGIAPYADSLDTEALKTTLLQKSEELKASLDENVKELQTKLGPYTEEFREKVDQRLQEFKDNVAPLAENIQSQMMQRAKTVQQSLAPYAEDLREKLDPYAQDLKTKLSSLWESFISSS; encoded by the exons ATGAGGCTACTTGTGGTACTCGTCCTTGCAGTTCTCACTG GTTGCCAAGCCAAAGAGCCACATCTGGAGGATGtggccagtgcattctgggactaTGTAGCAAAGGCAACGCACACTGCCAAGGAAACTCTGCAGATGATCAGAGAGTCTCAGCTGGGCCAGGAAGTCAA TGACAGGATCACAGGGAGTGCGGATGTTGTGAGTCAGTACACCATGCTTCTGCGCAGTCAGCTAACACCAGTGGCCCAGGACATGTTGATCAAAATGCTGAAAGAAGCAGAGGTACTGAAAGACTCCTTGATGAGTGACATAAACACAGCCAAGATTACGCTGGAACCCTATGCTGAGGAGCTGAGGGCCAAAATCCAGCAGCAGGTGGAGAAGCTGAAGCAGGAGGTGGCCTCTTATGCTGATTCCCTGGACACTGAAGCCCTGAAGACCACCCTGCTCCAGAAAAGTGAGGAATTGAAGGTCAGCCTGGATGAGAACATGAAGGAGCTGCAGACCAAGCTGGGCCCATATACTGATGAGCTCCGGGAGAAAGTGGACCAGCGTCTGCAGGAGTTCAAGGATAACGTGGCTCCGCTGGCTGAGAACATCCAGAGCCAGATGGTCCAGAGAGCAAAGACAGTTCAGCAGAGTCTGGCACCTTATGCTGAAGACCTGAGGGAGAAGCTAGACCCCTATGCCCAGGACTTGAGGACCCAGCTGAGCTCACTCTGGGAATCATTTACCAAGAAAT TAGTCCCCAGCTGCAGCACCTCATTGGTAGAAATGAGGCATAG AGAACCTCAATCCCAACACAG gAAACGCCTCTTAAACACCAGCATGAAGGTCTTTGTAGTACTTGCACTTGCAGTATTTTCTG GTTGTCATGCCAACATTCTGTGGGCTGATGAGCCCAAACCACAGCTGGAAAAGGTGACAGATGCATTCTGGGAGTATGTTGCTAAGGCTACGCAAACTACTGAAGAGACTCTGAAGATGATCAGGGAGTCTCAGCTGGGCCAAGCGGTCAA TGCCAAGATCACAGAAAGTGCTGATGTGGCTAACCAATACACAGTGGCTCTGCGTGGTCAGCTGACCCCACTGGCCGAAGACACGTTAACTCAGATTTTCAAACAAGCAGAGGTTCTGAGGGAACGTCTAGCAGAGGATGTGAGCACGGCTAAGGGTAAGCTGGAGCCATACACTGATGAGCTGAAGGCTAAAATTCAGGAACGAGTGGAGCAGCTGAAGGGAGGAATAGCCCCTTATGCAGATTCCCTGGACACTGAAGCCCTGAAGACCACCCTGCTTCAGAAGAGTGAGGAACTGAAGGCCAGCCTGGATGAGAACGTGAAGGAGCTGCAGACCAAGCTGGGCCCATACACTGAGGAGTTCCGGGAGAAAGTGGACCAACGTCTGCAGGAGTTCAAGGACAACGTAGCTCCTCTGGCTGAAAACATCCAAAGCCAGATGATGCAGAGAGCAAAGACAGTCCAGCAGAGTCTGGCACCCTATGCTGAAGACCTGAGGGAGAAGCTGGACCCCTATGCCCAGGACCTGAAAACCAAGTTAAGCTCACTCTGGGAATCCTTCATCAGTAGCAGTTAG